The nucleotide sequence GTCTGTGAGCatttgttgttgtaattggCTGTGCATATCTTAAGTTGCTTGGAGACGAGTTTAATTGgacgaagaaaaagaagaagaaaatggttgGGAGTACTGATGGAGTGACCGATAAGGTCTACTCAAATGGGTTGCTTCACCAATCAAGTGATTCTGTTGAGCAGAAGCTTGATGATCTTCGGCGTTTAATGGGCAAAGCAGAAGGTGATCCACTTAGGATAGTTGGTGTAGGTGCAGGTGCTTGGGGAAGTGTCTTTGTTGCTATGTTGCAAGATAGTTATGGTCATTTAAGAGATAAGGTCCTAATAAGAATATGGAGAAGACCAGGAAGATCGGTTGATAGAGCAACAGCAGAACATTTATTTGAAGTGATCAATTCAAGGGAGGATGTGCTGAGGAGACTGATTAGGCGGTGTGCGTATTTAAAATATGTTGAGGCAAGATTAGGTGATCGGACGCTTTTTGCAGATGAGTTACTGAAAGATGGGTTTTGTGTGAATATGATTGATACCCCTCTTTGCCCTATGAAGGTTGTCACAAATTTGCAGGAGGCTGTTTGGGATGCTGATATTGTGGTGAATGGGCTGCCATCAACAGAAACTCATGTGGTCTTTGAAGAAATTAGTAGGTACTGGAAAGAGAGAGTAACAATGCCAGTCATTATCTCTCTTTCAAAAGGTGTTGAGGCTGAATTGGAGCCTGAACCACGCATAATTACGCCCACTCAAATTATCAATCGAGCAAGTAAGACTGATTCCATACTTTTCATGGATTGTTAACAATGTTTTTAGGGTCAATGCACTGGTAGCTAAGGTTCTGATACCTATTTTTCTCCTTGAGTATTTCTTCTTGGTTGTTTTCTGCTATCTGTTTCATCATTTCGGGTGCTCTTTGATGCTGAGTTATTTACttagtgtgttttataattGTTTGATAATCCCTCCATTGAGTTGACGGCCTTGAGATTCTTAGTGCGGTTTTCTTTCTGATTATAAAAGTAAtctttagttatttatttatttattttatgctaTTAGAGTGGTTCATACTTCATAACATGGTTGTATGGTTATGATAGATATTCAGTCAATTATTGCCTCGTACGTTTTTTACCCTGGCTATTCTGTTCTCTTAATatgtactctttttttttcagcTGGTGTTCCCAATGAGAACATTCTCTACCTTGGAGGACCCAATATTGCCTCTGAGATTTACAACAACGAATATGCCAATGCTCGGATATGCGGAGCTGACAAGTGGAGAAAGCCCTTGGCTAAGTTTTTAAGGCAACCCCACTTTATAGTATGGGACAATGGGGACCTTGTTACTCATGAAGTTATGGGTGGCTTAAAGAACGTCTATGCCATTGGAGCTGGTAAGATTCTGTTCATTACATCTCCTATTTGATAAACGTTAAGAGAGTCAGACCTTTTCTTGAATTTAACCCTAAATGGTCGGACTGCACTGCAAATTAACACATACTAGAGTGACTAAAGAGTCTTAGGTGGTGTAGCTTCATGaacttaataaaataaatgagtgagtgtgagagagagagagagatgacttGTGAGCAAAGAATTGCAAGATTATGCCAAATCATATTTTCCTTTGGTTTTTGGCAAAGCTGAAATATGAGTAGGCTTTGATAATTAACCAAAAGATGCTGCATTTGTGTGGATAATTGTTTCATTCCACAAAATGATACGCATGCAAAGCATATATATTGTTGGGATTTTGAATTATCTACTTCGTCGACCGAAGTAGATAACTGAGGCATGCTTAAGACTCCAAAATTTCATTGAGGGCCTCACCTCAACTTGGAAACATGGTTTATGACGATTCAATGTCTATAGACCTAAGTATGCATGTTAGATAAGGAATTGCTAATGGACCTCAAATATCATTCTCATTTCCATAATGTTTTGGAAAGCTATTTGGCCATACTCTTAAATTTATACAGTTTTGCTACAAGCCTACAACAAACCTTACATTCTCTTAAACTTGAGCATTATTATTTTAGGATCTCTCCCATATTCCATTCGAAGGATACTGGCCACTCAAACATAATTCTATTTAGTTAACTGTTCTGGTTACTGTCTGGCAACAGAAGTTCCCTATATGTGTGTGGGCACATGTGTGCGTCACAATTGAAGTTGTCTAAAGAAAGATTCATGTGTTGCAATCCTGTCTTTGGGCGACTGACTGAATTTTCTTGCAAAACATCCATTGCCGCATTTGGATTTCCATGTCAATTACCTTTATTAGATCTCGTGTCAATTGGAGGTTGATATATATGATTTTTGCCTTATATTGGCCTGATATATATGTTATCTTGGAATTTGCTTTGTTGTACAAGTGCTATCCTTAAACATTGTAGCAATTATAATCGATCGATTTAAGCTCATTTCTAAGAGTATGTATTTGAAGGCTAAAATACTTTCAACTTTGAATCATGACCCAACAGGAATGGTAGCAGCGTTAACCAATGAGAGCGCCACAAGCAAATCAGTATACTTCGCACATTGTACATCAGAGATGATTTTTATCACTCATCTGTTGGCAGAAGAACCAGAGAAGCTGGCAGGGCCTTTGTTGGCTGACACGTATGTTACCCTGTTGAAAGGTCGTAATGCATGGTATGGACAAAAGCTGGCGAAAGGGGAGTTAAACCTTGAAATGGGTGATAGCATAAAGGGCAAGGGTATGATTCAGGTACAGATCTCAATCGACTTCATATCCATGAAGTAACAAGCAAAGCTTTGCCTTGCATCATTATTATTGTTTAATGAAATCTGGGCTTTGACCTTATGACATAGATTTGACTAATAAGTTCAGTGGGAAACCTTCCAGATCTTTGCAATGATTAAAAAGACAAGTGCTTGCGATCACGAATCATAAAATTTATAATCGCATTCCAAAGAGTTATTAACAATATTCTGGTGGCTGCTTGGAGCTTTCTTGTCTGAACATACTGGACCTTGCTGATTCTGTACTTTAATGCCACATACAGTTGTAGAAAGAAGGATCATATCGAATATATGATTCTATGATGCTTGAATCTCATATTTTGGTTGTAAATATACCAAGTCCTCTACTAATATGCTTTAAaaataggctttttagccaaaatggtccctgagatttacataccacatcactttggtccctgagatttgaaatcaatagaagtggtcctaagattgtccaccatcaatcattttggtctttccgtgcaaaattatgttaaataaggatccaaatgacaaatataccctcaatttaataaataatgagtcaaaatgatttgacaaaaattaagggtattttggtcattatattcttatttaatggagatttttcaaggaatgaccaaaatgattgatggtggacaaactcagggaccaattatatttatttaaaatctcggggaccaaaatgaggagttatgcaaatcgcaggaccattttggctaaaaagccttaaaaatattttgtttcgAGTTATCTGTGTCATAATTACCTCTTATATTCTACTTCATTATGGTGGAAAAGTATAGCACATGCAGTTTCACTTTGGTGTTTGATTTCACTGGCTGTTTAAAGTTTAAATTGGATTCATTACAGCTAGTTCTGCGCGAGTGATGCATGCATGTACTACTCTTAGAGTAAGGATCTGTATGTTTGTTCTGTCATGTGACTGCTTTCTGTTGCTGTAAAAAATATGTGTGGATTATCTTGTCTCAATAAAATGAGATTGGTTCCTTGAAAGAGTGCAAAAGACGGCGCTTTCATTTATTGGAACTCTGTAATGATGAGACCGTTTGTATCTTGCAGGGGGTCTCTGCTGTGAAAGCATTTTTTGAGCTGCTAAGT is from Pyrus communis chromosome 10, drPyrComm1.1, whole genome shotgun sequence and encodes:
- the LOC137747305 gene encoding probable glycerol-3-phosphate dehydrogenase [NAD(+)] 1, cytosolic, with the protein product MVGSTDGVTDKVYSNGLLHQSSDSVEQKLDDLRRLMGKAEGDPLRIVGVGAGAWGSVFVAMLQDSYGHLRDKVLIRIWRRPGRSVDRATAEHLFEVINSREDVLRRLIRRCAYLKYVEARLGDRTLFADELLKDGFCVNMIDTPLCPMKVVTNLQEAVWDADIVVNGLPSTETHVVFEEISRYWKERVTMPVIISLSKGVEAELEPEPRIITPTQIINRATGVPNENILYLGGPNIASEIYNNEYANARICGADKWRKPLAKFLRQPHFIVWDNGDLVTHEVMGGLKNVYAIGAGMVAALTNESATSKSVYFAHCTSEMIFITHLLAEEPEKLAGPLLADTYVTLLKGRNAWYGQKLAKGELNLEMGDSIKGKGMIQGVSAVKAFFELLSQPSLSILHPDEKKPVAPVELCPILKMLYRILITREFPSQAILQALRDETMNDPRDRIAIAQTHAFYRPSLLGQRH